The following nucleotide sequence is from Microbacterium imperiale.
CGATGCGGTTCTCGGGGAAGTTGTAGGTGCGAATCCGCTCGGAGCGGTCCATCCCCCGGATCTGCGAGCGACGGGCATCGGATGCCGCGGCATCCCGCTCCTCCTGCTGCTTGGCGAGCAGTCGCGCGCGCAGCACCCGCATGCCCGCCTCGCGGTTCTGCAGCTGGCTCTTCTCGTTCTGCATCGACACGACGATGCCGGTCGGGACGTGCGTGATGCGCACCGCCGAGTCGGTCGTGTTGACCGACTGGCCACCGGGGCCGGACGACCGGAAGACGTCGATCTTCAGGTCGTTGGGATCGATGTGGATCTCCTCGGGCTCATCGACCTCGGGGAAGACCAGCACGCCCGTCGTGGAGGTGTGGATGCGTCCCTGCGACTCGGTGGCCGGCACCCGCTGCACCCGGTGCACGCCGCCCTCGTACTTCAGATGCGCCCAGACGCCCTGCGAGGGGTCGGAGGACGACCCCTTGATCGCGACCTGGACGTCCTTGTAGCCGCCGAGGTCGGACTCGTTGCGTTCGAGGAGCTCGGTCTTCCAGCCCTGGGATGCGGCGTACTGGAGGTACATGCGCAGCAGGTCGGCGGCGAAGAGAGCGGACTCCGCTCCGCCCTCGCCCTGCTTGATCTCCATGATCACGTCGCGAGCGTCGTCCGGGTCGCGCGGGATGAGGAGCCGCCGCAACCGCTCCTGAGCGTCGTGCAGCTGCTCTTCGAGCGCGGGTACCTCCGCGGCGAAGGCCTCGTCGTCGCGGGCGAGCTCGCGCGCCGCCTCAAGGTCGTCGGACGCCGCGACCCACGCGTCGTGGGCCGCGACGATCCGCGACAGCTCGGCGTACCGGCGGTTGACCCGCTTGGCGCGCGCCGCGTCGGCGTGCACCGCGGGATCGGAGAGCT
It contains:
- the prfA gene encoding peptide chain release factor 1, with product MFESVRGLLDEHRAVQEELSDPAVHADAARAKRVNRRYAELSRIVAAHDAWVAASDDLEAARELARDDEAFAAEVPALEEQLHDAQERLRRLLIPRDPDDARDVIMEIKQGEGGAESALFAADLLRMYLQYAASQGWKTELLERNESDLGGYKDVQVAIKGSSSDPSQGVWAHLKYEGGVHRVQRVPATESQGRIHTSTTGVLVFPEVDEPEEIHIDPNDLKIDVFRSSGPGGQSVNTTDSAVRITHVPTGIVVSMQNEKSQLQNREAGMRVLRARLLAKQQEERDAAASDARRSQIRGMDRSERIRTYNFPENRIADHRTGYKAYNLDQVMDGALGPIIASAIAADEEAQLAALGQD